One genomic segment of Panicum virgatum strain AP13 chromosome 2N, P.virgatum_v5, whole genome shotgun sequence includes these proteins:
- the LOC120660385 gene encoding phosphoribulokinase, chloroplastic-like isoform X4, producing the protein MAAFAAHYSPAGTAILLRSGSGRRAFPTRVSCSVAAAAHNKTVVIGVAADSGCGKSTFMRRLTSVLGGVPDEPPNPDSNTLVGDTATVLCLDDYRSLDRAARKARGLTALDPRANDLDLMYEQVRALKGGRAVDKPVYNHVTGLLGPPERVAPPRILLVAGLHPMYDERVRDLLDLSIYLDISYEVKLAWKIRRDMAESGHSLESIKARIAARKPDFDAYIDPQKQYADAVIEVLPTQLIPGDDDGKVPRVRLIMKEGVRHFAPVYLFDEGSTISWVPCGRKLSCSYPGIKFAYGFGTYFGHEVSVLEMDGRFDKLDELIYVETHLSNLSAKFYGEVTQQMLTHADLPGSNNGTGLFQTIVGLKIRELCEHIVAMTADDAVEV; encoded by the exons ATGGCGGCCTTCGCGGCGCACTACTCGCCGGCGGGCACGGCCATCCTGCTCCGAAGCGGGAGCGGGAGGCGGGCCTTCCCCACCCGCGTGTCgtgctcggtggcggcggcggcgcacaatAAGACGGTGGTGATCGGGGTGGCGGCCGACTCCGGGTGCGGGAAGAGCACGTTCATGCGGCGGCTGACGAGCGTGCTCGGCGGCGTGCCGGACGAGCCGCCGAACCCGGACTCCAACACGCTCGTCGGCGACACCGCCACGGTGCTCTGCCTGGACGACTACCGCTCGCTGGACCGCGCGGCGCGGAAGGCGCGGGGCTTGACGGCGCTGGACCCGCGGGCCAACGACTTGGACCTCATGTACGAGCAGGTGAGGGCCCTCAAGGGCGGCCGCGCCGTCGACAAGCCCGTCTACAACCACGTCACCGGCCTCCTCGGCCCGCCCGAGCGCGTCGCGCCGCCCAGGATCCTCCTCGTCGCGGGGCTGCACCCGAT GTACGATGAGCGCGTCAGAGATCTGCTGGACTTGAGCATCTACCTGGACATCAGCTACGAAGTCAAGCTTGCATGGAAAATTCGG AGAGACATGGCAGAGAGTGGGCACAGCCTAGAGAGCATCAAGGCCAGGATCGCGGCCAGGAAGCCCGACTTCGACGCCTACATTG ACCCGCAGAAGCAGTACGCGGACGCCGTGATCGAGGTCCTGCCGACGCAGCTGATAccgggcgacgacgacggcaaggTGCCGCGCGTGCGGCTCATCATGAAGGAAGGCGTGAGGCACTTCGCCCCGGTGTACCTCTTCGACGAAGGGTCCACCATCAGCTGGGTCCCCTGCGGCCGGAAGCTCTCCTGCTCCTACCCCGGCATCAAGTTCGCCTACGGCTTCGGCACCTACTTCGGCCACGAG GTGTCGGTGCTGGAGATGGACGGGCGTTTCGACAAGCTGGACGAGCTCATCTACGTGGAGACCCACCTCAGCAACCTGTCCGCCAAGTTCTACGGGGAGGTGACGCAGCAGATGCTCACGCACGCCGACTTGCCGGGCAGCAACAACGGCACGGGGCTCTTCCAGACCATCGTTGGGCTCAAGATCAGGGAACTCTGCGAGCACATCGTCGCCATGACGGCCGACGACGCAGTCGAGGTCTGA
- the LOC120660385 gene encoding uncharacterized protein LOC120660385 isoform X2, with protein MAAFAAHYSPAGTAILLRSGSGRRAFPTRVSCSVAAAAHNKTVVIGVAADSGCGKSTFMRRLTSVLGGVPDEPPNPDSNTLVGDTATVLCLDDYRSLDRAARKARGLTALDPRANDLDLMYEQVRALKGGRAVDKPVYNHVTGLLGPPERVAPPRILLVAGLHPMYDERVRDLLDLSIYLDISYEVKLAWKIRRDMAESGHSLESIKARIAARKPDFDAYIVCVPCRPAEAVRGRRDRGPADAADTGRRRRQGAARAAHHEGRREALRPGVPLRRRVHHQLGPLRPEALLLLPRHQVRLRLRHLLRPRGVGAGDGRAFRQAGRAHLRGDPPQQPVRQVLRGGDAADAHARRLAGQQQRHGALPDHRWAQDQGTLRAHRRHDGRRRSRGLMSDEAGVDRRRATTYSGCCSCNRSAG; from the exons ATGGCGGCCTTCGCGGCGCACTACTCGCCGGCGGGCACGGCCATCCTGCTCCGAAGCGGGAGCGGGAGGCGGGCCTTCCCCACCCGCGTGTCgtgctcggtggcggcggcggcgcacaatAAGACGGTGGTGATCGGGGTGGCGGCCGACTCCGGGTGCGGGAAGAGCACGTTCATGCGGCGGCTGACGAGCGTGCTCGGCGGCGTGCCGGACGAGCCGCCGAACCCGGACTCCAACACGCTCGTCGGCGACACCGCCACGGTGCTCTGCCTGGACGACTACCGCTCGCTGGACCGCGCGGCGCGGAAGGCGCGGGGCTTGACGGCGCTGGACCCGCGGGCCAACGACTTGGACCTCATGTACGAGCAGGTGAGGGCCCTCAAGGGCGGCCGCGCCGTCGACAAGCCCGTCTACAACCACGTCACCGGCCTCCTCGGCCCGCCCGAGCGCGTCGCGCCGCCCAGGATCCTCCTCGTCGCGGGGCTGCACCCGAT GTACGATGAGCGCGTCAGAGATCTGCTGGACTTGAGCATCTACCTGGACATCAGCTACGAAGTCAAGCTTGCATGGAAAATTCGG AGAGACATGGCAGAGAGTGGGCACAGCCTAGAGAGCATCAAGGCCAGGATCGCGGCCAGGAAGCCCGACTTCGACGCCTACATTG TATGTGTTCCCTGCAGACCCGCAGAAGCAGTACGCGGACGCCGTGATCGAGGTCCTGCCGACGCAGCTGATAccgggcgacgacgacggcaaggTGCCGCGCGTGCGGCTCATCATGAAGGAAGGCGTGAGGCACTTCGCCCCGGTGTACCTCTTCGACGAAGGGTCCACCATCAGCTGGGTCCCCTGCGGCCGGAAGCTCTCCTGCTCCTACCCCGGCATCAAGTTCGCCTACGGCTTCGGCACCTACTTCGGCCACGAG GTGTCGGTGCTGGAGATGGACGGGCGTTTCGACAAGCTGGACGAGCTCATCTACGTGGAGACCCACCTCAGCAACCTGTCCGCCAAGTTCTACGGGGAGGTGACGCAGCAGATGCTCACGCACGCCGACTTGCCGGGCAGCAACAACGGCACGGGGCTCTTCCAGACCATCGTTGGGCTCAAGATCAGGGAACTCTGCGAGCACATCGTCGCCATGACGGCCGACGACGCAGTCGAGGTCTGATGTCTGATGAAGCCGGTGTTGATCGGAGGAGGGCGACCACATATTCTGGTTGCTGTTCTTGTAACCGTAGTGCCGGATAG
- the LOC120660385 gene encoding phosphoribulokinase, chloroplastic-like isoform X3 → MAAFAAHYSPAGTAILLRSGSGRRAFPTRVSCSVAAAAHNKTVVIGVAADSGCGKSTFMRRLTSVLGGVPDEPPNPDSNTLVGDTATVLCLDDYRSLDRAARKARGLTALDPRANDLDLMYEQVRALKGGRAVDKPVYNHVTGLLGPPERVAPPRILLVAGLHPMYDERVRDLLDLSIYLDISYEVKLAWKIRRDMAESGHSLESIKARIAARKPDFDAYIDPQKQYADAVIEVLPTQLIPGDDDGKVPRVRLIMKEGVRHFAPVYLFDEGSTISWVPCGRKLSCSYPGIKFAYGFGTYFGHEQVSVLEMDGRFDKLDELIYVETHLSNLSAKFYGEVTQQMLTHADLPGSNNGTGLFQTIVGLKIRELCEHIVAMTADDAVEV, encoded by the exons ATGGCGGCCTTCGCGGCGCACTACTCGCCGGCGGGCACGGCCATCCTGCTCCGAAGCGGGAGCGGGAGGCGGGCCTTCCCCACCCGCGTGTCgtgctcggtggcggcggcggcgcacaatAAGACGGTGGTGATCGGGGTGGCGGCCGACTCCGGGTGCGGGAAGAGCACGTTCATGCGGCGGCTGACGAGCGTGCTCGGCGGCGTGCCGGACGAGCCGCCGAACCCGGACTCCAACACGCTCGTCGGCGACACCGCCACGGTGCTCTGCCTGGACGACTACCGCTCGCTGGACCGCGCGGCGCGGAAGGCGCGGGGCTTGACGGCGCTGGACCCGCGGGCCAACGACTTGGACCTCATGTACGAGCAGGTGAGGGCCCTCAAGGGCGGCCGCGCCGTCGACAAGCCCGTCTACAACCACGTCACCGGCCTCCTCGGCCCGCCCGAGCGCGTCGCGCCGCCCAGGATCCTCCTCGTCGCGGGGCTGCACCCGAT GTACGATGAGCGCGTCAGAGATCTGCTGGACTTGAGCATCTACCTGGACATCAGCTACGAAGTCAAGCTTGCATGGAAAATTCGG AGAGACATGGCAGAGAGTGGGCACAGCCTAGAGAGCATCAAGGCCAGGATCGCGGCCAGGAAGCCCGACTTCGACGCCTACATTG ACCCGCAGAAGCAGTACGCGGACGCCGTGATCGAGGTCCTGCCGACGCAGCTGATAccgggcgacgacgacggcaaggTGCCGCGCGTGCGGCTCATCATGAAGGAAGGCGTGAGGCACTTCGCCCCGGTGTACCTCTTCGACGAAGGGTCCACCATCAGCTGGGTCCCCTGCGGCCGGAAGCTCTCCTGCTCCTACCCCGGCATCAAGTTCGCCTACGGCTTCGGCACCTACTTCGGCCACGAG CAGGTGTCGGTGCTGGAGATGGACGGGCGTTTCGACAAGCTGGACGAGCTCATCTACGTGGAGACCCACCTCAGCAACCTGTCCGCCAAGTTCTACGGGGAGGTGACGCAGCAGATGCTCACGCACGCCGACTTGCCGGGCAGCAACAACGGCACGGGGCTCTTCCAGACCATCGTTGGGCTCAAGATCAGGGAACTCTGCGAGCACATCGTCGCCATGACGGCCGACGACGCAGTCGAGGTCTGA
- the LOC120660385 gene encoding uncharacterized protein LOC120660385 isoform X1: MAAFAAHYSPAGTAILLRSGSGRRAFPTRVSCSVAAAAHNKTVVIGVAADSGCGKSTFMRRLTSVLGGVPDEPPNPDSNTLVGDTATVLCLDDYRSLDRAARKARGLTALDPRANDLDLMYEQVRALKGGRAVDKPVYNHVTGLLGPPERVAPPRILLVAGLHPMYDERVRDLLDLSIYLDISYEVKLAWKIRRDMAESGHSLESIKARIAARKPDFDAYIVCVPCRPAEAVRGRRDRGPADAADTGRRRRQGAARAAHHEGRREALRPGVPLRRRVHHQLGPLRPEALLLLPRHQVRLRLRHLLRPRAGVGAGDGRAFRQAGRAHLRGDPPQQPVRQVLRGGDAADAHARRLAGQQQRHGALPDHRWAQDQGTLRAHRRHDGRRRSRGLMSDEAGVDRRRATTYSGCCSCNRSAG, from the exons ATGGCGGCCTTCGCGGCGCACTACTCGCCGGCGGGCACGGCCATCCTGCTCCGAAGCGGGAGCGGGAGGCGGGCCTTCCCCACCCGCGTGTCgtgctcggtggcggcggcggcgcacaatAAGACGGTGGTGATCGGGGTGGCGGCCGACTCCGGGTGCGGGAAGAGCACGTTCATGCGGCGGCTGACGAGCGTGCTCGGCGGCGTGCCGGACGAGCCGCCGAACCCGGACTCCAACACGCTCGTCGGCGACACCGCCACGGTGCTCTGCCTGGACGACTACCGCTCGCTGGACCGCGCGGCGCGGAAGGCGCGGGGCTTGACGGCGCTGGACCCGCGGGCCAACGACTTGGACCTCATGTACGAGCAGGTGAGGGCCCTCAAGGGCGGCCGCGCCGTCGACAAGCCCGTCTACAACCACGTCACCGGCCTCCTCGGCCCGCCCGAGCGCGTCGCGCCGCCCAGGATCCTCCTCGTCGCGGGGCTGCACCCGAT GTACGATGAGCGCGTCAGAGATCTGCTGGACTTGAGCATCTACCTGGACATCAGCTACGAAGTCAAGCTTGCATGGAAAATTCGG AGAGACATGGCAGAGAGTGGGCACAGCCTAGAGAGCATCAAGGCCAGGATCGCGGCCAGGAAGCCCGACTTCGACGCCTACATTG TATGTGTTCCCTGCAGACCCGCAGAAGCAGTACGCGGACGCCGTGATCGAGGTCCTGCCGACGCAGCTGATAccgggcgacgacgacggcaaggTGCCGCGCGTGCGGCTCATCATGAAGGAAGGCGTGAGGCACTTCGCCCCGGTGTACCTCTTCGACGAAGGGTCCACCATCAGCTGGGTCCCCTGCGGCCGGAAGCTCTCCTGCTCCTACCCCGGCATCAAGTTCGCCTACGGCTTCGGCACCTACTTCGGCCACGAG CAGGTGTCGGTGCTGGAGATGGACGGGCGTTTCGACAAGCTGGACGAGCTCATCTACGTGGAGACCCACCTCAGCAACCTGTCCGCCAAGTTCTACGGGGAGGTGACGCAGCAGATGCTCACGCACGCCGACTTGCCGGGCAGCAACAACGGCACGGGGCTCTTCCAGACCATCGTTGGGCTCAAGATCAGGGAACTCTGCGAGCACATCGTCGCCATGACGGCCGACGACGCAGTCGAGGTCTGATGTCTGATGAAGCCGGTGTTGATCGGAGGAGGGCGACCACATATTCTGGTTGCTGTTCTTGTAACCGTAGTGCCGGATAG
- the LOC120662587 gene encoding E3 ubiquitin-protein ligase RNF149-like, translating to MASDDLSLGRAFAVLLGVSSPVIIFAGYRAYRTGRLARGWRRLRVWALGGVTTLEEALGYSCAMCGGSFDAREEVRTLSCDHVFHRCKGDKCKHVIDDWLRENRVACPVCRKVALPVLPWKAPPTSAPSASDLEDPLVRQAPAPPASSSGSEEPQLPLSTMASGEEPPL from the coding sequence ATGGCGTCCGACGACCTCAGCCTCGGGAGGGCCTTCGCCGTCCTGCTCGGGGTCTCCTCCCCCGTGATCATCTTCGCGGGCTACAGGGCCTACCGCACGGGCCGCCTCGCGAGGGGttggcggcggctgcgcgtcTGGGCGCTCGGCGGCGTCACGACCCTGGAGGAGGCGCTGGGCTACAGCTGCGCCATGTGCGGCGGGAGCTTCGACGCCCGCGAGGAGGTCCGCACGCTCTCCTGTGACCATGTGTTCCACCGCTGCAAGGGCGACAAGTGCAAGCATGTCATCGACGACTGGCTCCGCGAGAACCGCGTCGCCTGCCCGGTCTGCCGCAAGGTCGCTCTCCCCGTGCTGCCGTGGAAGGCGCCGCCGACATCGGCGCCGTCGGCGTCGGACTTGGAGGATCCACTAGTGCGGCAGGCACCGGCACCACCAGCTTCGTCTTCTGGGTCGGAGGAGCCGCAGCTGCCGCTTTCGACGATGGCGTCGGGGGAGGAGCCACCGCTGTAG